A window of Opisthocomus hoazin isolate bOpiHoa1 chromosome 3, bOpiHoa1.hap1, whole genome shotgun sequence genomic DNA:
ggaaagctgggcagagaggaacctgatgaggttcaacaagggcaagtgcagggtcctgcacctggggaggaacaacctcatgcaccagtacaggcttggggtggacctgctggagagcagctctgcggagagggacctgggtgtcctggtggacgacaggttaaccatgagccagcagtgtgccctggctgccaagaaagccaatgggatcctggggtgcatcaagaagagtgtggccagcaggacgagggaggttctccttcccctctacactgccctggtgaggcctcatctggagtactctgtccagttttgggctccccagttcaagaaagatgaagagctactggagagagtccagcggagggctacgaggatggtgaggggactggagcatctcccctacgaggagaggttgagggaactgggcttgttcagcctgaggaagagaaggctgcgaggggaccttataaatgcctacaaatatctgaagggtggctgtcaggaggatggggccaagctcttttcagtggtgcccagtgacaggacaaggggcaatgggcacaaactgaggcacaggaagttccgtctgaacatgaggaagaacttcttccctctgagggtgacggagccctggcacaggctgcccagggaggctgtggagtctccttctctggagatattcaagacccgcctggacaaggtcctgtgcagcctgctgtaggtgaccctgcttcggcaggggggttggactagatgacccacagaggtcccttccaacccctactattctgtgattctgtgggaagcGGCGACCCGGCCACctgcgagcagcagcagcgtgcgacgtccccggccccgggccccacCGCACGCCCAGGGACCCCGCCGTGCTCCCGGCCCCCGCGGGACGCCCAGCCGCGGCGCCAGCCCCCCGACGGGACCCCCTCCCCCGGCGGGCTTCgaggggaccccccaccccgcccggctccccgcggcccagcacggcccggcccggcccggctcaccccgcggcggcggcccggcggggcggctgcgggcgctgctggagcagcccatggcggggcgcggcgggctctgcgcggctgccgggcgcggggcggcggggcggggcggggcgggcccggcggggccgtcagacgcccccggcagcggggccgcccggccccgggtccccgagcgcggggcgggggcaggagctgccccgcgccctgctccgccccagcgccgcgcgcccgcaAACCGGGCCGGACTGGGATGGGGAGGCCTCGGGGGTCTCGGCCGCCGGGAGGCGAGGAGAAACCCCCCGGGCTGCAAAATCCTCTGGCCTCACCAGCCACACGTAACAAAGGGCACCTTGAGCTGCCTGCACCCTTCAGCATGGAGGAGGGAAGGCGGAGGCTTTCGGACGGGAccgaaattccacaccgttctgcctcgacccggcttagcgcagtaatttgtgctccggtgTCAATCAAAAAGCTTACcggtctcctctttggccctaccgccaccgtaatcaataaatcccctttgttattgcaggtgagctgtcttacacacatccaccctccgcctcccccctcaccctgggggaggggaggatttagtttcccaccagCTTCTTCCCTGTTTCGTTCCCCCCCCCAGATTCAccaagggtggggcactaggaTCTGGCCCAAAAGCGATTTCTcgccctgaccatctctgcacaagctgttccACCTTCTTGGTCAGGAGTCCATGCATGAGGTcccggggaatgcccttctgaagccctaactgccagaTCCCCTGCCGAAttaggggcttttctttcccagccagaTCCGGGCTTCTCCCCGAGAAAAACGACTGCCCACTCCCTTGTTCTGCGGCTCGCAGggctctggtttcagcccttTGATATGGCCGGTTAACAGGTCCGTATCTCCTCCCACAgctaatcagctcttgggctatctccccgCACATCCACACTTTGCTCCCCGGCTGCCGACGGTCGGGGGTCACTCCCCCCTCCAGGGTAGCCGCGGTTCTCCcctcgctgggggtgttttgaattctcctCTGCCGCTGGATCCCTGtgggtttcagggaatcgggaagcccccgtagctggggagtcattctttcggggtctgccagcagcagcatcggggagctcagattaggcttgagctcccggtcatacatcatctgaaggcaagccactttctgcacactttccaataaCTGATCTGTCGTGCCTGTGgtggccaggggatcccccctctccagcgggttcAACCCCGCGGCCCAGTGCTCggccctctgagtcagcgaccaCAGGGCTCGGCGTTCACTGGGGGTTAAGAACACGCCcgggccccagtacccttccgcttccctttccAACAACAAGATCCTGTCCCAccccgacagggacacccacCAGACATATTCTGTCTCCAGTTCTCTCGTGGTTCTTGCAAAATCTTTCCGCAGCTTTGCCAATTCAGTTgccgcaaaagggatttctttagtaataatcAGGGGGCGATTATCACCGTCATCTTCATATAcgaattctgttttaaccaacGGGTACTTGTGGGGGGGGCTCCCTACAGTCccttttgctcccttcaagtcctcctggggatagatcgatcgcacccctttccctgccagcgctacttctgtttccgccAAGGAGTCTGCCTTCCTCAGGAGCTGGTTCcttaactcagaatcacagaatcacagaatcacagtgggACCCGTCCAcgcgctactctgtgcgcaagtgctttcctgcaggtcgttgaggcgtttttttcagaggccaggaagggacgacaatggcaatgtcgagacaaaagcagtttgtagcagtcttctacaggtgcatcaagaggagtgtggccagtaggtcgagggaggttctccttcccctctactctgccctagggaggccccatctggagtactctgtccagttctgggctccccagttcaagaaagatgaggagctactggagagagtccagcagagggctacgaggatggtgaggggactggaacatctcccctacaaggagaggctgagggagctgggcttgttcagcgtgaagaagagaaggctgccaggggaccttataaatgtttataaatatctcaagggtggctgtcaggaggatggggccagactcttttcagtggtgcccagtgacaggacaaggggcaatgggcacaaactgaggcacaggaagttccgtctaaacatgaggaagaacttcttccctctgagggtgacggagccctggcacaggctgcccagggaggctgtggagtctccttctctggagatattcaagacccgcctggacgcagtcctgtgcagcctgctgtaggtgaccctgcttcggcaggagggttggactagatgacccacagaggtcacttccaaccccgaacattctgtgattctgtgattctgtgatcaaggcTAAAACCAAATATTAGAGGGGAACAAAATTACGATGGTAtgtctgcagcaacagctggtgtATCCTCTGTAGATGGCGGAACAAAGGCCAGTCCCCTGAAGTCTGAGAGTGGAGCAATGATCGTGGCACTTCTGGCCTCTGCTCACAAAGGGCACCTTCAGCTGCCTACACCCTTCAGTATGGAGGAGGAAAGGTGGAGGCTTGGAAGCATCTGAGTTTTGGGTAAAGATCAGAGCAAGGACTTTTACCGGGAGGGTGACGGGAGCTCTGTCACCTCTTGCTGAGCAGAAGTACCTTATGAAagctgagaggacagaaagattttAAGGGCAGGAAACAACTTTGGCACTACTCTGGTGTTAGCGCCTTATAAACAGCACGTTTAAAAACACTGCTGCTAAATGGAGCCTGCCTGAAACATGGTTTGGAATGAGTTCAGCCTTTTGAAATGTTGAACATGAGTGTAGGTTTGTGCTGCTTTATTGCCTGCCTACTGCAAAAGAAACCCGTGTAGTCACAGGTGAATGTCTCTCCTCGAACTGAAGATCACTTTTTCCTCTAAATGATGCTCTATTTCACGAGGACACAAAGTGAAGATCGTTTACACAACAGTGAGTGtaaaagagaaatccaaaattGTAATAAAGTTGGTAAAATTGGGTATAAAATATTGCGCTCTCAGCCTTGAACAGATGTACTTTGAAGCAGGAATAAGGCATTTTCTGTAATGTGTTCCAGGCCCAAAAGGAGATCTCTGGGAATGATGAAATGCCATGGTTGTGTAAAATTTGGATTAGCAcgttccccctcccccagctatTGCTTTTGGCCCTTGTGTccatgcaattaaaagaaaaagcttttgaaagtgaTCTTTGGGTGAAAGTGAGCTATGTATTGCAGAAGTGTCACAAGGCAAGCCAGCTGGCCTGCAGGAACccaggaaggcaggagagcaTGGAAGAGAAAGTGACCGGCAGAGAAAGCAAGATGCTCTCGTGGGCATCTTTGTGagctcctggggactgtgttacaTCAAACTGTCTGTTAGATTTGTCTTTCTTAATATAACCCTTTGTGAACCTCCCCTATTCTTCCTTGCAAACACAAGTAATTCAGAACCCGGGCACCACAGGGACGTGAGGGGTCTCTGCGTTGCCTCTGTGTGCATCGGTGTGTGTCACCCTCTTGAGTGTTGCAAAGGCTCCCCCCGTGCTGGCCAGCTATTCCTGCTCCCTTGCAGCTTACTacgaactcccttcttcccaaaagctgcagagcaatgcatggcactgcctggcttcactagacctctggcctcaaacagtcagagcCTGTTCGCTTTTGAataggaaaatccagattctggacgaaaaacccagttaacccggacagtgttaccccaaggtttcaaaaatagccctaccatctttggaatcagctagctcgggatctcgaaaaatggaatcctctgacacaaaaggggactttgtcacaatatgtcgatgatctcctcatcactgccgaaacagagggggattgcaaaaaatggacagtgagtcttcttaattttctgggacttaatggttattgagtttctcaacagaaagctcagatgattcaacaacaagtgacttaacctcggactcaaaatctcaagaggacaacaagaactgggaagagagaggaaagaagcagtctgccgactccagaaccacaaacggtaaaagaattacgaacctttttaggaatgacaggatggtgtggactatggatatataattatgcattaatggtaaaacccttctatgaactgttgaaaaacaatgCCAGACAACTGATTTGGACCGGAGGTGTAAAAAGAGCTTGTGAACAATTAAAAAgagaacttatgagagccccggctctcggacttacaaatgttctaaaacccttttggttactttctcacgagagacaaggcattgccctgggagtgctggctcaacagctggggccgtcCAAGacagcagtggcatatttctccaagcaattggatgaggtaagcaaaggatggcctgggtgtctgcgagctgttgcagcagttgtccttaacattcaagaagctcgtaagtttgctatgggccagaaaatgacagtcatagtctcacatacagtttctgcagtatttgaacaaaaggggggccattggctctcaccatcccgattcctaaagtaccaggctattttggtggaacaagatgatattaagattgtgacagctaacattgtaaatccagcatcttttcttagtaaagcttccgccactatggaacctctgatgcacgactgcttggagactattgaaacagtctattccagcagacctggttTAAAGGAGGAACCATTGGAAAGCGCAGaagactcctggttcaccgatggaagcagcttcataaaggACGGGGCTcataaagcagggtatgcagtaacccccgcacacaaggtaatcgaggcagaacctttacctgcaggtacgtctgctcaaaaggcagagataatcgctttaaccagagccttagaattggcgaaaggaaagaaaataaatatttggacagactccaaatacgccttcggggtcgtccatgctcatggagcattgtggaaataACGACGACTGcttacagctcaaggtaaacagatcaagcatgcaaaagaaatcttacagcttttggaagctatacatctaccagaacaagtggcaataatgcattgcagagggcatcaaaaaggtaacactgaacaggaactgggaaataaactagcagatcaagagtctaaaagggcagcagaaagagattctgtaaaaaccttggcactggtaccagatggtaaactcgtagatacagaaatggaatttaaatattcaaaaaaagatatgaaattagtaaaagatttgggagcaagtgaacaaggtaagatgtatttaatacCAGATAgtcgtatagttataccttccaatctattatgggaagtagtcagaaaagaacacaacaaaactcactggggagcagatgcactatataaggatctcaacaagagaatagtaggcagaaacctgtgtgctactgtaaaacaagcaacccaaatgtgtgaaatttgtctgagaaataatccaaatacaacatgcaaagtacactttgggaaaactggaaaggggaacataccagggcaacattggcaaatagatttttcagaacttccaagaaaaggggggtattgatacttattggttataacagacacgttttccagatggcctgaagcatttccctgtagaacaaataaggctcgggaagtggtacaaattttgttaaatgaaatcataccacggtttggggtgccagcaatcatatcctcggatagagggtcacatttttgcacacatgtagtacaacacatcagtaaaatattgcgtattgattggcagctacacaccccctacagaccacaggcaagtggccaaatagaaaaaatgaatcatttgatcaaacaacaactggcaaaaattggtcaggaggcaaatttgtcttgggacaaagctctacccttagctttactgagaatcagagtaaaacccaggagcaaagagggcatcagtccatttgaaattttgttcataggcgattcccttctgaggggaacagagggcccgatctgccgaccggacccatcccacagggaagtctgctgcctccctggggcccgggttagggatgttgtgaagaaactccctggtctggtgcggccctctgattactgccccctcttggtaatgcaggttggcggggacgagacagcagagagaagtcccaaggccatcaaaagggacttcagggcactggggcgaccggttgagggatcaggggcgcaggtggtgttttcctccatcccatcagtggcagggaacagcactgaaaggggcaggaaaactcacctggttaacaggtggctcagggactggtgccatcagtcaaattttggcttctttgatcgcGGGGAGGTGTAGAtcgcaccgggcctgctggcggcAGGCGGATCGCAACTATCTCAAAGGGgagaaaggattcttggccacgagctggcggggctcattgagagggctttaaactaggttcgaagggggaaggggacatcacccagttcactagggatgagcctaggcttggtgtgccaaggccaggggtgagattgacagcccagctcaagtgtgtctataccaatgcacgtagcatgggcaataaacaggaggagctggaagccattgtacagcaggacggctacgacttggtcgccatcacagaaacgtggtgggacaactcgcatgactggcacgctgtcatggatggctacagaccctttaggaaagacaggccaacaaggagaggtgggggagttgctctatatgtgaaggagcaactggaatgcattgagcttggcctggaggcagatgaagaaggagttgagagcttgtgggttagaattaagggacaggctcacacgggtgacattacggtgggtgtgtactacaggccacctgaccaggaggaggaggttgacgaggccttctacaggcaactgcaagcagcgtcacagtcacaggccctggttctcatgggagacttcaaacaccctgacatcagctgggaagaccatacagctaggcttTGTGAACCTCCCTTATTCTCCCTTGCAAACACAAGTAATTCAGAACCCGGGCACCACAGGGACGTGAGGGGTCTCTGCGTCGCCTCTGTGTGCATCGGTGTGTGTCACCCTCTTGAGTGTTGCAAAGGCTCCCCCCGTGCTGGCCAGTTATTCCTGCTCCCTTGCAGCTTACTACGAACTCCCTTCTTCTCAAAAGCTGCAGAGCAATGCATGGCACTGCCTGGCTTCACTAGACCTCTTCTGCTCTGGGCTGCACCGGGAAATACTACACTTGCAtggctggaggagaaaacaggaggccGGCGAGGTTACAATGGCCAGAGGTGTTGCTGAAAGGTTGGGTGGGGCCAGACAAATGCCACGGTTTCATCTGTTGGGTAGTGTTGCCCTCCTCTGATCTATGGACAGATCTGAAGTTTTGGACATGGAGAATTTGTGGTTTGATGGTCACAGTGGCATCTCAGCGTGCACAGCGAGACTGCGTGGCTCCCACCAGCTGGGTTAAACAAGGCCTTCTGGACTTCTGTTAAACGCCAGGAAGACTGATACTCTCCTGGCAGTGCAGAAATGAGAAGTTACAAGCTTCCAGAAGATTGCACTGGGTTAAAGATCAGGTCACTTGTATCTGTGAATGCAGCATGGGTGTGGCAGAGCGGGTGGCGTGTACAATCGCAGACCGACCGGAGCCTTCTTCTCCAGCTGAGCGCTTATGCTTGGAGCTGTACTTAGGTTTTCTCAGCCTAACTCCGGTCTCTGGGTCCTGATGGGTCCTTATGCCCTGACGCAGTGCCTGCCCCTGCGCAGCCTGGGCCTGGCAGCTCAGCTGAGATGGGGTGTTCTCTGCAGCTGTACTTCAAGAAGATACTCGCACACCTTTAATATTTCTAACATGCTTTACTGAACTTCTGATTATAAAGGTTATCTATAATAAAGCAATTAAGTAAACAATAAGTTAAAACACAATACAGGTATATGTAGCAAAATCGTGGGCTCTGCCAGAATATTCAATAACTTTTTATGACCTATCTATCTCATCCCTCATTCTCAGTGCTGAGGCCAGCTGGGGCCCGGGGACAGAGTGGACTTTAAGTTTTGACACTGAAGAGCGTACGGCGTAAagagtgcagggctacgaggcaGCAACCACGAAGCAATGCTCCAATATTGTAAATGTAATCTAATCCTCCTCTCTGAGTACTGAAAGCCCACATGACAGTTGATACAACAGGGGCAGCTACAGCCGGAACATCTCTCAGGAGACTGCTGCTCCAatatctcctctttcttcctgcctgcgagcaagTATTGACATACCCAAAGGCTTCATCATCATGAGGGTCTGTAAAATCAAGTTCTTTCATGAAATGGTTTTCACCAACTCTGTGCTCCACCTTCCTGCATAGAGACTGCACAGGAGAACAGGCATCCTGAGCTCTGAAGACGTTCTGAATGAGCTGCTCCACATCTAGGCTATATGGCACCGCGTCAGTCTGGACGGCCTGTTCCACCatcacactgctgcttttctcctcctgccgGGAAGAAGTTAGTTTTTCATCTGCAACACTGTCAAGCATCAGTTTCTTCACAACACAACTGGAGGGAGCGGGATCACTCCACTCAcaagctgtgctgctccagctctcttcagctgaatcagtcccATTAGATgtgtcctcactaagaagcagcctgctatctgccacctcctccagagcttggtcctctgccatgaggctctctggcatcgtggcacacaatgctgatggcttcccctctgcgtcacagctgtactgcaggcactgctcgtccatcgcagagctgttctgagccatttccatgctctgcagcaaagattccagtttcttattttcaatGCTGATGTctaagaagtatttctgaattttttggtctttctcaacagcattgtttttcatggcttcaataacctgctcgagctgtttaattttgcttcttgcttcgtTTAAGGCCAGATCCCCCTCCACATGCTTACACTCTTCTTCAATCCAGTCTTCCTtcatgcgtcccagctgagctttgagctctgctatttctatttccctgtagcaaaagaaaaacggtgtaacagctctgctgggtggtcagttcaagagacaacatgaggctccagcgcactggggtggctgcgctgcagagactctccaggaaggaagcagattccttccaaggcttgcaagcgagtggggagagatctctgtgtgagatccagccctcgctgatgcaGAGGTCGGgctatcccgaactggaccgcagggtccctgggactctgccttggggctccgttcagaccccgct
This region includes:
- the LOC142360917 gene encoding uncharacterized protein LOC142360917 translates to MKLLPSVNQESSALSNGSSFKPAFIRYFCSARGDRAPVTLPVKVLALIFTQNSDASKPPPFLLHTEGCRQLKVPFEDLKGAKGTVGSPPHKYPLVKTEFVYEDDGDNRPLIITKEIPFAATELAKLRKDFARTTRELETEYVWWVSLSGWDRILLLEREAEGYWGPGVFLTPSERRALWSLTQRAEHWAAGLNPLERGDPLATTGTTDQLLESVQKVACLQMMYDRELKPNLSSPMLLLADPERMTPQLRGLPDSLKPTGIQRQRRIQNTPSEGRTAATLEGGVTPDRRQPGSKVWMCGEIAQELISCGRRYGPVNRPYQRAETRALRAAEQGSGQSFFSGRSPDLAGKEKPLIRQGIWQLGLQKGIPRDLMHGLLTKKVEQLVQRWSGREIAFGPDPSAPPLVNLGGGTKQGRSWVQAAQGALCYVWLVRPEDFAARGVSPRLPAAETPEASPSQSGPTLHVHPSAVCGAGSAPVPLVWLQPPGVNFGWKPGL
- the LOC142360918 gene encoding syntabulin-like; amino-acid sequence: MLLPSRVRKVSFLHKGRAYDKLQPYLAHFVRVPKQGVQHSLDGMICVLLKEPRTEADLSSSSSTGSISAPEARVTAAGSQRSSFSRNRGPYGQNNGSLSCKSAASPPASRQKEPLSALCKNQLTPANIRQNYRASSGTSSSSGSYKGSDSSPALRCSGGCHACGAHYKIKPPNPEQDLTALQQKEATLRHLKTKLKESESKLKEREIEIAELKAQLGRMKEDWIEEECKHVEGDLALNEARSKIKQLEQVIEAMKNNAVEKDQKIQKYFLDISIENKKLESLLQSMEMAQNSSAMDEQCLQYSCDAEGKPSALCATMPESLMAEDQALEEVADSRLLLSEDTSNGTDSAEESWSSTACEWSDPAPSSCVVKKLMLDSVADEKLTSSRQEEKSSSVMVEQAVQTDAVPYSLDVEQLIQNVFRAQDACSPVQSLCRKVEHRVGENHFMKELDFTDPHDDEAFGYVNTCSQAGRKRRYWSSSLLRDVPAVAAPVVSTVMWAFSTQRGGLDYIYNIGALLRGCCLVALHSLRRTLFSVKT